One segment of Trachemys scripta elegans isolate TJP31775 chromosome 1, CAS_Tse_1.0, whole genome shotgun sequence DNA contains the following:
- the U2AF1 gene encoding splicing factor U2AF 35 kDa subunit isoform X1: MAEYLASIFGTEKDKVNCSFYFKIGACRHGDRCSRLHNKPTFSQTIALLNIYRNPQNSSQSADGLRCAVSDVEMQEHYDEFFEEVFTEMEEKYGEVEEMNVCDNLGDHLVGNVYVKFRREEDAEKAVIDLNNRWFNGQPIHAELSPVTDFREACCRQYEMGECTRGGFCNFMHLKPISRELRRELYGRRRKKHRSRSRSRERRSRSRDRGRGGGGGGGGGGGGGGGGGGGGRERDRRRSRDRERSGRF; the protein is encoded by the exons ATGGCGGAGTATCTGGCCTCCATCTTCGGCACAGAGAAGGACAA AGTcaactgttcattttatttcaaaattggaGCTTGCCGTCACGGGGACAGATGTTCTCGATTGCACAATAAACCAACATTTAGCCAG ACCATTGCCCTCTTGAACATTTACCGTAACCCTCAAAACTCTTCCCAGTCTGCTGACGGTTTGCGCT GTGCTGTGAGCGATGTTGAAATGCAGGAACATTATGATGAATTCTTTGAG GAGGTCTTCAcggaaatggaagaaaaatatgGTGAAGTTGAGGAAATGAACGTTTGTGATAACCTTGGAGATCATCTAGTTGGAAATGTATATGTAAAG tTTCGTCGTGAAGAAGATGCAGAAAAGGCTGTGATTGATCTGAACAATCGCTGGTTTAATGGTCAGCCAATTCATGCTGAACTTTCACCTGTGACTGACTTCAGAGAAGCTTGTTGCCGTCAATATGAAATGGG AGAGTGTACGCGAGGAGGTTTCTGTAACTTTATGCATTTGAAGCCCATTTCCCGAGAATTGCGACGTGAATTATATGGACGTCGTCGTAAGAA GCATAGATCCAGGTCAAGGTCCCGTGAACGTCGTTCTAGATCCAGAGATCGTGGTCGTGGAGgtggcggaggaggaggaggcggcggtggtggcggcggcggcggaggaggaggaggacgagaaCGTGATAGGAGGCGGTCAAGAGATCGTGAAAGATCTGGTCGATTCTGA
- the U2AF1 gene encoding splicing factor U2AF 35 kDa subunit isoform X2, translating to MAEYLASIFGTEKDKVNCSFYFKIGACRHGDRCSRLHNKPTFSQTILIQNIYRNPQNSAQTADGSHCAVSDVEMQEHYDEFFEEVFTEMEEKYGEVEEMNVCDNLGDHLVGNVYVKFRREEDAEKAVIDLNNRWFNGQPIHAELSPVTDFREACCRQYEMGECTRGGFCNFMHLKPISRELRRELYGRRRKKHRSRSRSRERRSRSRDRGRGGGGGGGGGGGGGGGGGGGGRERDRRRSRDRERSGRF from the exons ATGGCGGAGTATCTGGCCTCCATCTTCGGCACAGAGAAGGACAA AGTcaactgttcattttatttcaaaattggaGCTTGCCGTCACGGGGACAGATGTTCTCGATTGCACAATAAACCAACATTTAGCCAG ACCATCTTGATTCAAAACATCTATCGTAATCCCCAAAACAGTGCACAGACGGCTGACGGCTCACACT GTGCTGTGAGCGATGTTGAAATGCAGGAACATTATGATGAATTCTTTGAG GAGGTCTTCAcggaaatggaagaaaaatatgGTGAAGTTGAGGAAATGAACGTTTGTGATAACCTTGGAGATCATCTAGTTGGAAATGTATATGTAAAG tTTCGTCGTGAAGAAGATGCAGAAAAGGCTGTGATTGATCTGAACAATCGCTGGTTTAATGGTCAGCCAATTCATGCTGAACTTTCACCTGTGACTGACTTCAGAGAAGCTTGTTGCCGTCAATATGAAATGGG AGAGTGTACGCGAGGAGGTTTCTGTAACTTTATGCATTTGAAGCCCATTTCCCGAGAATTGCGACGTGAATTATATGGACGTCGTCGTAAGAA GCATAGATCCAGGTCAAGGTCCCGTGAACGTCGTTCTAGATCCAGAGATCGTGGTCGTGGAGgtggcggaggaggaggaggcggcggtggtggcggcggcggcggaggaggaggaggacgagaaCGTGATAGGAGGCGGTCAAGAGATCGTGAAAGATCTGGTCGATTCTGA
- the U2AF1 gene encoding splicing factor U2AF 35 kDa subunit isoform X3 — MQEHYDEFFEEVFTEMEEKYGEVEEMNVCDNLGDHLVGNVYVKFRREEDAEKAVIDLNNRWFNGQPIHAELSPVTDFREACCRQYEMGECTRGGFCNFMHLKPISRELRRELYGRRRKKHRSRSRSRERRSRSRDRGRGGGGGGGGGGGGGGGGGGGGRERDRRRSRDRERSGRF, encoded by the exons ATGCAGGAACATTATGATGAATTCTTTGAG GAGGTCTTCAcggaaatggaagaaaaatatgGTGAAGTTGAGGAAATGAACGTTTGTGATAACCTTGGAGATCATCTAGTTGGAAATGTATATGTAAAG tTTCGTCGTGAAGAAGATGCAGAAAAGGCTGTGATTGATCTGAACAATCGCTGGTTTAATGGTCAGCCAATTCATGCTGAACTTTCACCTGTGACTGACTTCAGAGAAGCTTGTTGCCGTCAATATGAAATGGG AGAGTGTACGCGAGGAGGTTTCTGTAACTTTATGCATTTGAAGCCCATTTCCCGAGAATTGCGACGTGAATTATATGGACGTCGTCGTAAGAA GCATAGATCCAGGTCAAGGTCCCGTGAACGTCGTTCTAGATCCAGAGATCGTGGTCGTGGAGgtggcggaggaggaggaggcggcggtggtggcggcggcggcggaggaggaggaggacgagaaCGTGATAGGAGGCGGTCAAGAGATCGTGAAAGATCTGGTCGATTCTGA